The following is a genomic window from Paenibacillus sp. FSL R5-0766.
AAGCGCTGATCGCGCCAGGAAGCATAAGAGCCCAGTAAGAATCGAGCAGTCCCAGTCCACGAATGACGAGATACGTCGGGATCATGCCACCGCCGAATAACATCGAGAAGATCACCATGTTCATCATGACGTTACGGCCCCAGAAGTCACTTCTGGATAGTGGATAGGCCATCGTTAGTGTGAAGAACAGATTGACCAGTGTACCTGCTACCGTGATGAAAATAGAAACACCAATGCTGCGAAAGATCGTGGACGATGAAAAGATATACTCATACGCGCTGAAGGAAAACACCTTCGGAATGAGGAAAAAACTGCGTTCGGTAATCTCGGCTTCCGTTGCGAAAGAATTCCCTATAATATACAGGAACGGAAGGACAGTTAATATGCCCAGAATCCCCAGCATGACGTAATTGAAGATATCAAATACCTTGCCGGCAGGGCTGTTGTATAGACGGCTGTTCATGGGCGCTCCTCCTTAATAAATTCCGGGATGGCCGAATTTTTTCGCAAGTTTATTACTGCCAAGTACCAGAATGATCCCCACCACAGACTTGA
Proteins encoded in this region:
- a CDS encoding carbohydrate ABC transporter permease, giving the protein MNSRLYNSPAGKVFDIFNYVMLGILGILTVLPFLYIIGNSFATEAEITERSFFLIPKVFSFSAYEYIFSSSTIFRSIGVSIFITVAGTLVNLFFTLTMAYPLSRSDFWGRNVMMNMVIFSMLFGGGMIPTYLVIRGLGLLDSYWALMLPGAISAFNLIVVKNFFQQMPPGLEEAARIDGCSDLGVLWRIVLPLSKPVIATFALFYAVGHWNNFFSALLYISDSDKWPLQVMLRQIVLLSQASVGDMANMDPNFVQPPEQSIKMAVIVVGTIPILLVYPFLQKHFAKGVMLGSIKG